The following are from one region of the Nostoc cf. commune SO-36 genome:
- the nth gene encoding endonuclease III yields the protein MGAKIIPVKIGSGEKKLLILRERSLEILARLKRLYPDATCSLNYSTPVQLLVATILSAQCTDERVNKVTPALFGKFPDAESLAIADLVELENLVRSTGFYRNKAKNIQAACRMIVTEFNSVVPNQMEQLLKLPGVARKTANVVLAHAYGINAGVTVDTHVKRLSGRLGVTEHTDPVRIEQDLMGLLPQPDWENWSIRLIYHGRAICKARSPVCIACELADLCPTANKPVVVG from the coding sequence ATGGGTGCAAAAATTATTCCAGTGAAAATAGGGAGTGGGGAAAAGAAACTTTTAATTTTGAGGGAGCGATCGCTAGAAATTTTAGCTCGTTTGAAGCGTCTTTATCCAGATGCTACTTGCTCTTTGAACTACTCAACGCCAGTACAATTGTTGGTGGCAACAATTCTCTCTGCTCAGTGTACTGATGAGCGAGTGAATAAGGTAACACCAGCTTTATTTGGTAAGTTTCCTGATGCTGAGAGTTTAGCGATCGCTGACTTAGTAGAGTTAGAAAACTTGGTGCGTTCAACTGGATTTTATCGCAACAAAGCCAAGAACATTCAAGCCGCCTGTAGGATGATTGTCACTGAGTTTAACTCTGTTGTCCCTAACCAAATGGAACAGTTATTAAAGCTTCCAGGTGTGGCGCGGAAGACAGCAAATGTAGTCTTGGCTCATGCTTATGGAATTAATGCTGGCGTGACAGTAGATACTCACGTCAAGCGCCTCAGCGGACGTTTGGGTGTAACTGAACATACAGACCCCGTTCGGATTGAGCAAGATTTAATGGGTTTATTGCCTCAGCCTGATTGGGAAAATTGGTCAATTCGGCTGATTTATCACGGTCGTGCTATTTGTAAAGCACGTTCTCCCGTCTGCATTGCTTGTGAACTTGCTGATTTATGTCCTACTGCAAATAAGCCAGTGGTTGTAGGGTAA
- the rseP gene encoding RIP metalloprotease RseP has protein sequence MSVLAAIAVLAVLILVHELGHFVAARSQGILVNRFSLGFGPVLLKYQGSQTEYAVRAFPLGGFVGFPDDDPDSDIPPNDPNLLRNRPVLDRAIVISAGVIANLIFAYLVLALQLGIVGIPKGLNYQAGVAVQPVNQESVAYQAGIREGDIILAVNGQELPASDKSTPLLTKEIQTHPNQQIELKILRQNQQQTLKLTPKLGADGKGVVGVALSPNATAVYRRPNSPFEIFGIAANRFQQLFVGTLSGFGQLITNFQQTAGQVSGPVNIVKIGAKLAEDNSANLLSFAAIISINLAIINILPLPALDGGQLAFLLIEGLRGKPVPARIQEGVMQTGLVLLLGLGIFLIVKETTQLTSQLEWVQKLFQ, from the coding sequence ATGTCAGTTTTAGCAGCGATCGCAGTCTTGGCTGTTTTGATCTTGGTACACGAGTTGGGACATTTTGTTGCAGCACGTTCTCAAGGCATTCTCGTTAATCGTTTTTCTTTGGGTTTTGGCCCAGTTTTGTTAAAGTACCAAGGTTCACAAACCGAATATGCTGTCCGTGCTTTTCCCTTGGGCGGTTTTGTGGGCTTTCCCGATGATGACCCCGATAGCGATATTCCACCCAATGACCCAAATCTGCTGCGTAACCGTCCAGTTTTAGACCGGGCGATTGTCATCAGTGCCGGAGTAATCGCCAATTTAATATTTGCCTACTTGGTGTTGGCTTTGCAATTGGGTATTGTCGGCATTCCCAAGGGATTAAACTATCAAGCTGGTGTCGCCGTACAACCTGTTAATCAAGAATCTGTTGCCTATCAAGCCGGAATTCGGGAAGGAGATATTATTCTGGCTGTGAACGGTCAGGAACTCCCGGCTTCTGACAAGTCAACTCCTTTGCTGACAAAAGAAATTCAAACTCATCCCAATCAGCAAATCGAACTGAAAATTCTGCGTCAAAACCAACAACAAACCCTGAAATTAACACCAAAATTGGGAGCCGATGGCAAAGGTGTAGTTGGTGTGGCACTCAGCCCAAATGCTACAGCAGTTTATCGCCGTCCTAATAGTCCTTTTGAAATTTTCGGCATTGCTGCTAACAGGTTTCAACAATTATTTGTTGGCACACTCAGCGGTTTTGGCCAGTTAATTACTAACTTTCAACAAACTGCTGGACAAGTTTCTGGGCCTGTTAATATTGTCAAAATAGGTGCAAAATTAGCTGAAGATAATAGCGCAAATCTGTTGTCTTTTGCCGCAATTATCAGCATTAACTTGGCTATTATCAATATTTTGCCTTTACCCGCTTTGGATGGTGGACAACTCGCTTTTCTGCTGATTGAAGGTTTACGCGGTAAGCCTGTACCAGCCCGGATTCAAGAAGGTGTAATGCAAACTGGTTTGGTGTTACTCTTAGGCTTAGGAATTTTTCTGATAGTCAAAGAAACTACCCAATTAACTAGCCAATTGGAATGGGTGCAAAAATTATTCCAGTGA
- the serS gene encoding serine--tRNA ligase: MLDIKQIRENPQLVQERLSSRSGKYDIEPILQLDRQQRELEGTRSQLQARSNEIGKIVGQKIKSGMNPQDPEIQALRDEGNSVKATLSELEPQEKDLKAQITQLVLALPNLPSDSTPFGRNEEDNVEVRRWGDEYIPQNPNILPHWEIGEKLGILNVERAVKVAQSRFVTLIGAGAALERALIQFMLSLHIQAGYVEVSPPLLVNTESLTATGQLPKFAEESFKCADDDLWLIPTAEVPVTNLYRGEILAAENLPIYHCAFTPCFRREAGSYGRDMRGLIRLHQFNKVEMVKFVEPSTSFDELEKLVGNAEAILQALRLPYRVVNLSTGDLGFASTKTYDLEVWLPSSGKYREISSCSNTIDFQARRADIRFKEAGKKGTQFVHTLNGSGLAVGRTMAAILENYQQPDGTVRIPEALQAYLGREVL, encoded by the coding sequence GTGCTGGATATCAAGCAAATACGGGAAAATCCGCAATTAGTTCAAGAACGATTGAGTAGTCGTAGTGGTAAATACGACATCGAACCGATATTACAGCTAGATCGGCAACAACGGGAACTTGAGGGGACGCGTAGTCAACTCCAAGCCCGTAGCAACGAAATCGGTAAAATTGTCGGGCAGAAGATTAAATCTGGGATGAATCCTCAAGACCCAGAAATTCAAGCTTTGCGGGATGAAGGTAACTCTGTCAAAGCTACATTGAGTGAACTGGAACCCCAGGAAAAAGACCTCAAAGCTCAAATTACCCAACTTGTGTTGGCACTTCCCAATTTGCCCAGCGACTCTACACCCTTTGGAAGAAATGAGGAAGATAACGTAGAAGTGCGGCGTTGGGGTGATGAGTACATTCCCCAGAATCCAAATATTCTTCCTCACTGGGAAATTGGCGAAAAGCTGGGTATTCTCAATGTTGAACGAGCTGTAAAAGTTGCCCAAAGTCGCTTTGTGACATTGATAGGTGCTGGTGCGGCATTGGAGAGGGCATTAATTCAATTTATGCTGTCTCTCCATATTCAAGCTGGATATGTAGAAGTAAGCCCGCCTCTGTTAGTTAATACCGAGTCTTTGACAGCGACCGGTCAGTTACCCAAGTTTGCTGAAGAAAGCTTTAAATGCGCCGATGATGACTTGTGGCTGATTCCTACGGCAGAGGTTCCAGTTACAAATCTCTACCGGGGTGAAATTCTCGCTGCTGAAAACTTGCCTATTTACCACTGTGCTTTTACTCCCTGTTTTCGTCGGGAAGCTGGTAGCTATGGGCGCGATATGCGGGGATTAATTCGTCTGCATCAATTTAATAAGGTGGAAATGGTGAAGTTTGTCGAACCTAGTACATCTTTTGATGAACTGGAGAAATTAGTGGGGAATGCAGAAGCAATTTTACAGGCGTTGCGGTTGCCTTATCGAGTAGTCAATTTAAGTACTGGAGATTTGGGATTTGCCTCTACCAAAACTTATGATTTAGAGGTTTGGTTGCCCTCTTCTGGCAAATACCGCGAAATTTCTAGCTGTTCCAATACTATAGATTTCCAGGCGCGACGGGCTGATATTCGTTTCAAAGAAGCGGGTAAGAAAGGTACTCAGTTCGTACATACCCTCAATGGTTCCGGTTTGGCTGTGGGACGGACGATGGCAGCAATTTTGGAGAATTATCAACAACCTGATGGGACGGTGAGGATACCAGAAGCGCTGCAAGCTTATTTGGGACGTGAAGTTTTATAA
- a CDS encoding DUF3611 family protein — MSQTPDAPSSSSTLRAIAQTFRLTGWISFWIQLILGVVSSIIVLLFAIFNQRTGSPSNNPGTGFGVFLAICGLVILGGGIYLAYRYTRIGKQLESSNPSNRPRKSETVQVLRLGLWVNLGGTLVTLLGAQAIVGTLVARSISPQAITTQFFDPTRIISGLDMLVVQANTNTVSAHFSGVIASLWLLNRINRP, encoded by the coding sequence ATGTCACAAACTCCCGATGCTCCATCATCTTCCTCAACTCTCCGGGCAATTGCCCAAACTTTTCGCCTTACAGGTTGGATTAGCTTCTGGATTCAGTTAATACTAGGCGTTGTTTCTAGCATAATTGTGTTGCTGTTCGCCATCTTTAATCAAAGAACTGGCAGTCCTAGTAATAATCCTGGCACTGGCTTTGGTGTATTTTTAGCAATTTGTGGACTGGTTATTTTGGGTGGAGGGATTTATTTAGCTTACCGTTACACTAGAATTGGCAAGCAATTGGAATCTTCCAATCCCAGCAACCGCCCTCGAAAAAGCGAGACTGTGCAAGTATTACGCTTAGGGCTGTGGGTGAATTTAGGGGGAACCCTGGTAACTCTTTTAGGGGCGCAAGCGATCGTTGGTACATTAGTAGCAAGATCCATTTCTCCCCAAGCTATAACTACCCAATTTTTTGACCCTACCCGAATTATTAGCGGTCTAGATATGCTTGTGGTACAGGCAAACACCAACACTGTTTCAGCGCATTTTTCAGGGGTTATTGCATCGCTTTGGTTGCTCAATCGCATTAACCGTCCTTAG